In Epinephelus fuscoguttatus linkage group LG15, E.fuscoguttatus.final_Chr_v1, a genomic segment contains:
- the LOC125902085 gene encoding apolipoprotein D-like isoform X1, with product MFGDRRADNGRGEKMKAMQVISLTLLCVLAANAQVLKFGKCPTPAVQANFDPTRYVGKWYEIMKLPTAFQKGECGTATYSLKGPGVLGVLNRELLDDGSINSIVGQAKVRDPAVPAKLEVSFSGTPPGPYWVLSSDYEGHSLVYGCTDFGLFRMELSWILSREPTLSEETLDQLHGILSSIGVNVDKMIPTNQDETYCIHMDQ from the exons ATGTTTGGAGATCGAAGGGCTGATAATG GTCGTGGTGAAAAGATGAAGGCCATGCAGGTGATTTCCTTgactctgctgtgtgttttggcaGCCAACGCTCAGGTGCTGAAGTTCGGCAAATGTCCCACACCTGCAGTTCAGGCCAACTTTGATCCTACCAGG tACGTTGGTAAGTGGTATGAGATCATGAAGCTGCCGACAGCCTTCCAGAAAGGCGAGTGCGGCACTGCCACCTACAGCCTGAAGGGTCCTGGAGTCCTCGGGGTCCTCAACAGGGAGCTGCT tGATGATGGAAGCATTAACTCCATCGTCGGCCAGGCCAAGGTCAGGGACCCCGCTGTGCCTGCCAAACTGGAGGTCTCCTTCTCTG GAACTCCCCCTGGTCCCTACTGGGTGCTGTCCAGTGATTACGAGGGTCACTCTCTGGTCTACGGCTGCACAGACTTTGGCCTCTTCCGCATGGAGCTGTCCTGGATCCTGAGCAGAGAGCCCACCCTGTCTGAGGAGACCTTAGATCAGCTGCACGGCATCCTGTCCTCCATCGGAGTCAATGTGGACAAGATGATCCCCACCAACCAGGATGAGACTTATTGCATCCACATGGACCAGTAA
- the LOC125902085 gene encoding apolipoprotein D-like isoform X2: MKAMQVISLTLLCVLAANAQVLKFGKCPTPAVQANFDPTRYVGKWYEIMKLPTAFQKGECGTATYSLKGPGVLGVLNRELLDDGSINSIVGQAKVRDPAVPAKLEVSFSGTPPGPYWVLSSDYEGHSLVYGCTDFGLFRMELSWILSREPTLSEETLDQLHGILSSIGVNVDKMIPTNQDETYCIHMDQ, from the exons ATGAAGGCCATGCAGGTGATTTCCTTgactctgctgtgtgttttggcaGCCAACGCTCAGGTGCTGAAGTTCGGCAAATGTCCCACACCTGCAGTTCAGGCCAACTTTGATCCTACCAGG tACGTTGGTAAGTGGTATGAGATCATGAAGCTGCCGACAGCCTTCCAGAAAGGCGAGTGCGGCACTGCCACCTACAGCCTGAAGGGTCCTGGAGTCCTCGGGGTCCTCAACAGGGAGCTGCT tGATGATGGAAGCATTAACTCCATCGTCGGCCAGGCCAAGGTCAGGGACCCCGCTGTGCCTGCCAAACTGGAGGTCTCCTTCTCTG GAACTCCCCCTGGTCCCTACTGGGTGCTGTCCAGTGATTACGAGGGTCACTCTCTGGTCTACGGCTGCACAGACTTTGGCCTCTTCCGCATGGAGCTGTCCTGGATCCTGAGCAGAGAGCCCACCCTGTCTGAGGAGACCTTAGATCAGCTGCACGGCATCCTGTCCTCCATCGGAGTCAATGTGGACAAGATGATCCCCACCAACCAGGATGAGACTTATTGCATCCACATGGACCAGTAA